Proteins encoded within one genomic window of Geotalea daltonii FRC-32:
- a CDS encoding YtxH domain-containing protein translates to MSNNRSNENTAILAFLTGAVIAAGVTLLLTPKTGKEVREKLGEAKDEALDKLKCCAKEAKFRMTPKTKGEALQYDGGDGWI, encoded by the coding sequence ATGTCAAATAACAGGAGTAACGAAAACACCGCAATCTTGGCTTTTTTGACCGGCGCCGTCATCGCTGCCGGTGTCACTCTCCTTCTGACCCCTAAAACGGGAAAAGAGGTTCGTGAAAAACTCGGTGAAGCCAAAGACGAGGCACTGGACAAACTGAAATGCTGCGCCAAGGAAGCAAAATTCAGAATGACACCAAAAACCAAGGGTGAAGCTCTTCAATACGATGGGGGCGATGGTTGGATATAA
- a CDS encoding GGDEF domain-containing protein, which produces MYDAVHNRVFEYLEKRSKISLLFSGYILVAILAYVDYVTGDFSIILFYLIPIFLVGWFVNKRSVFFICLYAALASLCNQFLTHPATTTFHHSWDFIIESSYMILLGLMFSTLREKHDQEKQLARIDPLTRVLNRRYLYEMAEQEINRSRRYDRFFSIAYLDLDNFKAINDTKGHHVGDDLLCVVAGTIVENMRCADMVARIGGDEFVVLMPETGASDARSALVKLQERLMERMGARNWPVSFSVGLVTYYCPPTSVDEMLKKADGLMYEVKSQEKNSFRHEVVETSMLREHPSPPRPVRMHSGKSLLSGGFTITILTDLKNKIDTAKKDRTIQ; this is translated from the coding sequence ATGTATGATGCCGTCCACAACCGGGTTTTTGAATATCTGGAAAAAAGATCCAAGATCTCGCTTCTTTTCTCCGGTTACATTCTTGTGGCTATCCTCGCCTACGTTGATTACGTAACTGGCGATTTCTCGATTATTCTCTTTTATCTGATCCCGATATTCCTGGTGGGCTGGTTCGTCAACAAACGCTCCGTTTTCTTCATCTGCCTGTATGCCGCCCTAGCCAGCCTATGCAACCAATTTCTCACACACCCTGCCACCACGACATTTCACCATTCATGGGACTTCATCATCGAATCCAGCTATATGATCCTCCTGGGGCTGATGTTCTCAACCCTGCGGGAAAAACATGATCAGGAAAAGCAGCTGGCCAGGATCGACCCGCTGACACGTGTACTGAATCGCCGTTACCTGTATGAAATGGCGGAACAGGAGATAAATAGATCCAGACGCTATGACCGCTTTTTCAGCATTGCATATCTAGACCTGGACAACTTTAAGGCAATCAATGACACAAAGGGGCATCATGTGGGCGATGATCTTTTATGCGTTGTAGCCGGTACCATTGTGGAAAATATGCGCTGTGCAGACATGGTGGCTCGCATCGGTGGGGATGAGTTCGTCGTTCTCATGCCGGAAACTGGCGCATCAGACGCTAGATCAGCCCTTGTCAAGCTGCAGGAGAGGCTTATGGAACGGATGGGGGCAAGGAACTGGCCGGTCAGCTTCAGTGTCGGCCTGGTAACCTATTATTGCCCTCCGACATCGGTTGATGAAATGTTGAAAAAAGCGGATGGGCTGATGTATGAAGTCAAATCCCAGGAAAAGAACTCTTTCCGGCACGAAGTGGTCGAAACAAGTATGCTGAGGGAGCATCCTTCGCCGCCAAGGCCGGTAAGGATGCACTCGGGGAAGTCACTTTTATCAGGCGGATTCACAATAACCATCCTTACTGATTTAAAAAACAAAATTGATACGGCAAAAAAAGATCGGACGATTCAGTGA
- a CDS encoding SDR family oxidoreductase, producing the protein MKNVVIIGCGDIGKRVAAIFKETGATITALSRAEAKMGQLQTLGIRGISGDLDDPASLADLPLKDALVYYLAPPPGGGYQDSRMRNFCATIKAENGPRRIIYMSTSGVYGDCGDAVVTEETPPNPQTARAKRRFDAETVLQGWGKEQKVEVIILRVTGIYGPGRLPVTQLASGQPLLYEHLSPPTNRVHAADLARICVAAADKGEDGDIFNISDGQTGTMTQYFNAAADLLGFPRPRQVSHEEAHQVMSPLMLSYISETRRMDNGKMLRKLGVKLLYPSLEDGLKACV; encoded by the coding sequence GTGAAGAATGTAGTGATTATAGGATGTGGAGATATTGGCAAGCGTGTTGCCGCTATTTTCAAGGAGACAGGAGCAACCATCACCGCCCTTTCACGGGCAGAGGCAAAGATGGGGCAGCTGCAGACACTTGGCATTCGGGGGATTTCGGGAGATCTGGATGATCCCGCCTCCTTGGCAGATCTGCCGTTAAAGGATGCCCTGGTTTATTACCTGGCTCCTCCACCGGGTGGAGGTTACCAGGACTCACGCATGCGCAACTTTTGCGCAACCATAAAGGCAGAAAATGGGCCGCGCCGGATTATATACATGAGCACCAGCGGTGTTTACGGCGACTGCGGGGATGCAGTCGTCACCGAAGAAACTCCACCCAATCCGCAGACTGCCCGGGCAAAGCGGCGTTTTGACGCCGAAACCGTGCTTCAGGGTTGGGGGAAGGAACAGAAGGTCGAGGTCATAATTTTGCGGGTAACGGGCATTTATGGGCCGGGACGGCTGCCGGTCACCCAACTGGCCTCTGGGCAGCCGCTTCTGTATGAGCACCTGTCGCCGCCAACCAATCGTGTTCATGCCGCCGATCTGGCCCGGATATGCGTTGCTGCAGCTGACAAGGGGGAGGATGGAGATATTTTCAATATCAGCGATGGACAGACCGGTACCATGACCCAGTACTTCAATGCCGCCGCTGATTTGCTTGGCTTCCCGCGTCCCCGTCAAGTTTCCCATGAGGAGGCGCACCAGGTGATGAGCCCGCTGATGCTCTCCTACATTTCCGAAACACGACGCATGGACAATGGCAAAATGTTACGTAAGCTGGGGGTCAAGTTGCTCTACCCTTCACTTGAGGACGGTTTGAAAGCTTGTGTGTAG
- a CDS encoding tetratricopeptide repeat protein, whose protein sequence is MKKIILTLIWSCLIPLMALPAAYALVEKEPPIEEEQGFEFLGAAEWMQKGLELNGQGQYEEAAEAFLKVISVNPDDAVAWFSLGTAKAFSGSYEEAAGFLSQALAFDPDLMVAYSNLGAVYGRLGRFEEALDAYSQVLRLRPDDTNARYNRGIVFAGLGDRDSALKEYELLLATDKELAAALLQFIGM, encoded by the coding sequence ATGAAAAAAATTATCCTTACTTTAATTTGGAGTTGTCTCATTCCGTTGATGGCCTTGCCGGCAGCATATGCCCTGGTGGAAAAGGAACCCCCGATCGAAGAAGAACAGGGGTTCGAGTTCCTTGGTGCCGCCGAATGGATGCAGAAAGGGCTGGAGCTGAATGGCCAAGGGCAGTATGAGGAGGCCGCCGAGGCGTTTCTAAAGGTAATATCCGTAAACCCCGACGATGCTGTCGCCTGGTTCAGCCTGGGCACGGCCAAAGCCTTCAGCGGCAGTTATGAGGAAGCGGCCGGGTTCCTCAGCCAGGCACTTGCTTTTGATCCCGACCTGATGGTTGCCTACAGCAACCTGGGAGCAGTATATGGGAGACTGGGGAGGTTCGAGGAAGCACTCGATGCCTATTCCCAGGTGCTTCGTCTCAGACCTGACGATACAAACGCCCGTTACAACAGGGGCATCGTTTTTGCGGGTCTGGGAGACCGGGACTCGGCCCTCAAGGAGTATGAACTGCTGCTGGCAACGGATAAGGAATTGGCAGCCGCGCTTCTTCAGTTCATCGGCATGTAA
- a CDS encoding 4Fe-4S binding protein, which translates to MKKINPARLSQLLFLILFLFLFVQTEYRGNDTIPAAINSFFRTDPLVLASYLAAVRSFTWLLLPALLVILFTLILGRFFCGWICPLGTFLDLVTDRIKKTAPLKFLKGNLKYWLLLPLLSLALFNINLAGVLDPIAIFLRALTFFFYPLMGDAVRQGWTELYQLVGEQRDFLEPAYGVMRDHLLPFRETFYPLAFVSALMFIAIIFLERYERRNWCRNICPLGTLLGMVARFSPLKRMPVDLCPDCKACSTVCPTSFDREILQQDECILCMDCLRACRLRRISFNFRFLGKNDQPYLPERRVLLGGLVSGFFLSGFFRFRHPEAEALVLRPPGVRAEGEFLKKCVRCGECMKVCLKSALYPAVMQSGPESLFTPVVIPRLGYCEYNCTLCGQVCPTGAIPNLPVAEKKLAVIGKAVLDKNHCLPFARKTNCIVCEEHCPIPQKAIRSESVEDVDLNGRKILLQKPYVVDELCNGCGICENVCPLEGKEGIKVFAVKDRSPLKADPGKREAEDPYGGEKT; encoded by the coding sequence ATGAAGAAGATCAATCCCGCCCGACTGAGCCAGTTGCTGTTTTTAATCCTGTTTCTCTTTTTGTTCGTTCAGACCGAATATCGCGGCAACGATACCATTCCTGCAGCCATAAACAGCTTTTTTCGGACTGACCCGCTGGTGCTGGCCTCCTATCTGGCAGCTGTCCGATCTTTTACCTGGCTGCTGTTGCCGGCTCTGCTGGTAATCCTCTTCACCCTGATCCTGGGGCGTTTTTTCTGTGGCTGGATCTGCCCCCTGGGCACCTTTCTCGACCTGGTCACCGACCGGATCAAAAAAACGGCGCCGCTGAAATTCCTGAAAGGAAATCTCAAATACTGGCTGCTCCTTCCCCTCCTTTCTTTGGCCCTGTTCAATATCAATCTGGCGGGAGTTCTGGATCCAATAGCCATTTTCCTAAGAGCCTTGACCTTTTTCTTCTATCCACTCATGGGTGATGCCGTGCGCCAGGGATGGACGGAGCTTTACCAGCTGGTGGGAGAGCAGCGCGATTTTCTCGAACCGGCTTACGGGGTGATGCGCGACCACCTGCTTCCGTTCCGGGAAACTTTCTATCCGCTCGCTTTCGTTTCGGCCTTGATGTTTATCGCCATCATCTTTCTCGAACGTTATGAACGGCGCAATTGGTGCAGGAATATCTGTCCCTTGGGCACCCTGCTGGGAATGGTCGCCCGTTTTTCGCCTCTCAAAAGAATGCCGGTCGATCTTTGTCCGGACTGCAAGGCCTGCAGTACCGTCTGTCCCACTTCCTTCGACAGGGAAATCCTGCAGCAGGATGAATGCATCCTCTGCATGGACTGTCTTCGGGCCTGCCGCTTGCGGAGGATCAGTTTCAACTTCCGGTTCCTGGGTAAAAACGATCAACCCTATCTCCCCGAGCGGCGGGTCCTCCTGGGGGGACTGGTGTCCGGCTTTTTCCTGTCAGGTTTCTTTCGCTTTCGCCACCCTGAAGCGGAGGCTTTGGTGTTAAGGCCACCGGGGGTCAGGGCTGAGGGGGAATTCCTGAAGAAGTGCGTTCGCTGCGGCGAGTGTATGAAGGTCTGTCTTAAAAGTGCTCTCTATCCTGCAGTCATGCAGTCCGGGCCAGAGTCCCTCTTCACTCCTGTCGTCATTCCTCGACTGGGTTACTGCGAATACAACTGTACCCTCTGTGGTCAGGTCTGCCCCACTGGGGCAATTCCCAATCTGCCCGTGGCCGAAAAAAAACTGGCGGTCATAGGCAAGGCTGTATTGGACAAGAACCACTGTCTCCCCTTTGCCCGCAAAACCAACTGCATTGTCTGCGAGGAGCACTGCCCCATACCGCAAAAGGCCATCAGATCTGAATCGGTAGAAGATGTTGATCTGAACGGCAGGAAGATCCTGCTTCAGAAGCCGTATGTGGTGGATGAGCTGTGCAACGGCTGCGGTATCTGCGAGAATGTCTGCCCATTGGAAGGAAAAGAGGGGATTAAGGTATTTGCCGTCAAAGATCGTTCACCGCTTAAAGCAGATCCGGGAAAAAGGGAAGCTGAAGATCCTTATGGGGGCGAGAAAACCTGA
- a CDS encoding DUF362 domain-containing protein, with protein sequence MKRRAFLRLLGISAVFHQWLLRDLMAAGGPVVAVAEGKDHAQVTRNAIAAIGGMNRFVKKGDVVVVKPNMGWDRNPEQAANTNPLVVRAVVEEALRAGAKKVKVFDRTCNDERRCYANCGIPAALKGMKKVEVKYMDSGRYRKVPISGGVLSEWDLYDEVLKADVFINVPVAKHHGLTKLTLGLKNVMGVMGGNRGSIHKNIDAALADVNSVLKTHLVVVDATRVLTAHGPQGGDLKDVKILNKVIASTDIVAADAYATTLFGLKPKDIAVTVAASKRGLGEMDLKKVTIVKA encoded by the coding sequence ATGAAAAGAAGGGCATTTCTCAGGCTTTTAGGGATTTCGGCTGTTTTCCATCAATGGCTGCTCAGGGATCTTATGGCCGCCGGCGGTCCGGTGGTAGCTGTTGCCGAGGGAAAGGACCATGCTCAGGTAACGAGAAATGCCATTGCTGCCATAGGTGGTATGAACAGGTTCGTCAAAAAAGGGGATGTGGTTGTGGTCAAACCCAACATGGGATGGGACCGGAACCCGGAGCAGGCAGCCAACACCAATCCCTTGGTGGTGAGGGCGGTGGTTGAAGAAGCCCTGCGCGCCGGAGCAAAAAAGGTAAAGGTCTTCGACCGCACCTGCAATGACGAGCGGCGCTGTTATGCAAACTGCGGTATACCGGCGGCACTTAAGGGGATGAAAAAAGTCGAGGTAAAGTACATGGATAGCGGCCGCTACCGCAAGGTGCCCATCAGTGGGGGAGTGTTGAGCGAGTGGGACCTGTACGACGAGGTGCTCAAGGCCGATGTTTTTATCAATGTGCCCGTTGCCAAGCATCATGGGCTGACCAAGCTGACCCTGGGGCTGAAGAATGTCATGGGGGTGATGGGGGGGAACCGGGGGAGCATCCACAAAAATATCGACGCGGCACTGGCAGACGTGAACAGCGTGCTGAAAACACACCTGGTGGTGGTGGATGCCACAAGGGTGCTGACGGCCCACGGTCCGCAAGGTGGCGACCTTAAGGATGTAAAAATTCTCAATAAAGTCATAGCTTCCACGGACATAGTTGCTGCCGATGCCTATGCGACCACTCTTTTCGGTTTGAAACCAAAGGATATTGCTGTAACTGTTGCCGCCAGCAAGAGAGGACTCGGTGAAATGGATCTGAAAAAGGTGACAATAGTTAAAGCATGA
- a CDS encoding nicotinate phosphoribosyltransferase encodes MRFSPLITDLYELTMLAGYLEEGMHETPAVFDLFYRQNPFKGGYAVFAGLDTALTYLENLAFDKEEIAYLKGLNLFRPRFLEFLRDFRFRGRITAPAEGTVVFGNEPLLTVEGNLAEAQFVETALLNIINFQTLIATKAARIAHAAGNAKVIEFGLRRAQGPDGGSSVARAAYIGGVRSTSNVMAGMQYDIPVKGTHAHSWIMAFPDELTAFRAYADVFPDSSILLVDTYDTLKSGMVNAITVAGELRAKGHELVGVRLDSGDLAYLSRQARRMLDEAGFTEAKIVASNEVDEYVIESILSEGGKVDIYGVGTKLATGMGDGGGALGGVYKLVRIGAEPKLKVTSDIAKATLPDRKKLLRALSEDGSCIMDIIALADEKIEIGRKVYNPVNPLQFTHIPTGVRLTELRTVAMEEGKRTGSSSTLDQLADRCRQQLACLPQGCLRFINPHTYKVSISSGIHDLRLRLMEELQQA; translated from the coding sequence ATGCGATTTTCACCCCTTATCACCGATCTCTATGAACTGACGATGCTGGCGGGCTACCTTGAGGAGGGAATGCACGAAACGCCGGCGGTGTTCGATCTCTTCTACCGCCAGAACCCGTTCAAGGGTGGCTACGCCGTTTTCGCCGGGCTGGATACGGCTCTCACCTATCTGGAAAACCTTGCCTTTGATAAAGAGGAAATCGCCTATTTAAAGGGGCTCAATCTCTTTCGCCCCCGTTTCCTTGAGTTTCTCCGGGACTTCCGTTTCAGGGGGCGGATAACGGCCCCTGCCGAAGGGACCGTTGTCTTTGGCAACGAGCCGCTTCTGACCGTGGAAGGGAACTTGGCCGAAGCCCAGTTCGTGGAAACGGCATTGCTCAACATCATCAACTTCCAGACCCTTATCGCCACCAAGGCAGCCCGCATTGCCCATGCGGCAGGAAATGCCAAGGTAATAGAGTTCGGACTGCGTCGCGCCCAAGGGCCCGATGGCGGTTCAAGCGTCGCCAGGGCCGCCTATATAGGCGGAGTACGCAGCACCAGCAACGTCATGGCTGGTATGCAGTATGACATTCCGGTAAAGGGGACGCACGCCCATAGCTGGATCATGGCCTTTCCCGACGAACTGACCGCTTTCCGCGCCTATGCAGATGTCTTTCCCGACAGCAGCATCCTGTTGGTCGATACCTATGACACCCTCAAAAGCGGCATGGTCAATGCCATCACCGTCGCCGGAGAACTGCGTGCCAAAGGACATGAACTGGTCGGGGTACGCCTCGATTCCGGCGATCTGGCCTACCTGAGCAGGCAGGCCAGACGCATGCTCGATGAAGCCGGTTTTACCGAAGCGAAGATCGTCGCCTCCAACGAAGTGGATGAATACGTCATCGAATCGATCCTTTCCGAAGGGGGAAAGGTGGACATCTATGGAGTCGGAACCAAGCTGGCAACCGGTATGGGAGATGGAGGAGGAGCCCTCGGCGGTGTCTACAAGCTGGTGAGGATCGGCGCAGAACCCAAGCTCAAGGTGACCAGCGATATTGCCAAAGCAACCCTCCCCGACCGGAAGAAACTGCTGCGCGCATTGTCAGAGGATGGTTCCTGCATCATGGACATTATTGCCCTGGCTGACGAGAAGATCGAAATCGGCCGAAAGGTCTACAACCCGGTCAACCCGCTGCAGTTTACCCATATTCCCACAGGGGTGCGTTTAACAGAACTGCGTACAGTTGCTATGGAAGAGGGCAAAAGGACAGGCTCTTCGTCGACTCTGGATCAGCTTGCGGACCGTTGCCGCCAGCAGCTCGCCTGCCTCCCCCAGGGATGTCTGCGCTT